A genomic window from Fusobacterium perfoetens includes:
- a CDS encoding metallophosphoesterase family protein: MKILHTSDWHLGKKLEGLKRIEEQKKFIDTLEMIVREEDPKVILIAGDIFDTPNPSSEAESLFFDSLKKLSGSGKRAIVIIPGNHDSPERLSACKNLARDFGVIIYEKPFEKKEVGKYGDFHLIKSSEGGITLDIEEEKIFIYSLPYPSELSLNEEFDEESSYSKRIGEILKKGVDGVPCDIPKIIMTHIFITGSEGDGDEKAIELGGARGVALEDLPEVDYIALGHIHRPIKYTNKRAYYSGSPIEYRLTENKFAKKVFIADVNGGLSTEVKEIVLENYKPIKNYEVNGIDEGVEFSQKMMDSQEWIYLKIHTDTFMPNHLLKEIRKNKNILEIIPVTKNGEVTLDSVVDYGDLDIKNAFVEFYKSFDEGEPQEETINLFMKFLGDDESATD, encoded by the coding sequence ATGAAGATTTTACACACATCAGATTGGCATCTAGGAAAGAAACTAGAAGGGCTAAAACGGATTGAAGAACAAAAAAAATTTATAGATACATTAGAAATGATTGTTAGAGAGGAAGACCCAAAAGTTATCTTAATAGCTGGGGATATTTTTGATACACCAAATCCCTCTTCTGAGGCAGAGAGTTTATTTTTTGATTCCTTAAAAAAACTTTCTGGTTCTGGTAAAAGAGCTATTGTAATTATTCCCGGTAATCACGATAGTCCCGAACGTCTATCAGCTTGTAAAAATTTAGCAAGAGACTTTGGAGTTATTATCTATGAGAAACCTTTTGAGAAAAAAGAAGTAGGAAAATATGGAGATTTTCATCTTATTAAATCCTCTGAAGGTGGTATAACTCTTGATATAGAGGAAGAAAAAATATTTATCTACTCACTGCCATATCCAAGTGAGCTTTCTCTTAATGAGGAGTTTGATGAAGAAAGTTCTTATTCTAAAAGGATTGGGGAGATTTTGAAAAAAGGTGTTGATGGAGTTCCTTGTGATATTCCAAAAATTATAATGACACATATCTTTATCACTGGAAGTGAGGGAGACGGCGACGAAAAAGCAATTGAGCTAGGAGGAGCTAGAGGTGTGGCTTTGGAAGATTTGCCTGAGGTAGATTATATCGCTCTTGGACATATCCACAGACCTATTAAATATACAAACAAAAGAGCTTACTATTCAGGTTCTCCCATTGAGTATCGTTTGACTGAAAATAAATTTGCCAAAAAAGTATTTATAGCTGATGTAAATGGTGGACTTTCTACTGAGGTTAAAGAGATTGTTTTGGAAAATTATAAGCCTATCAAAAATTATGAGGTAAATGGAATTGATGAGGGAGTGGAATTTTCTCAGAAAATGATGGACTCACAAGAATGGATATATCTAAAAATCCACACAGATACTTTTATGCCAAATCATTTACTTAAAGAGATTAGAAAAAATAAAAATATTTTGGAGATTATACCAGTAACGAAAAATGGAGAGGTCACCCTTGATAGTGTAGTTGATTATGGAGATTTAGATATAAAGAATGCCTTTGTGGAATTTTATAAATCTTTTGACGAGGGAGAGCCACAAGAGGAAACTATAAATCTATTTATGAAATTTTTGGGAGATGATGAGAGTGCGACCGATTAA
- a CDS encoding AAA family ATPase → MRPIKLEIEGFQSFKERQIIDFEKLCECGIFGIFGETGSGKSTILDAIILALYGEIPKEKELSPTDEGLKNFLNNSSDKMEIYFKFALGSDIFEINRKYGIGKTKGVEVLKLKEVLMKKNDVIVAEKSTQLDEKLDEEFGLGVGDFVRTVVLPQGKFSEFLKLRGEAKRKTIENIFNMEEYGKKLKDRANLEKKKLEAEKKEWESQKENIEWTSSEDIKNCEKSLVDNKILLENLINEKKDFDIYYTEVNGLKNLLERYNSLVQEKKSLEDLKEHILSQQNILDKSSQADEIKEYISKNDDLEKNLLKSENDLKIYTTSKEKLEKQLNIIKSELLELDKTSEELETKKGAVDFDKGEYQKISNAYSDKKIILAKEKTLEKYRKDILHCENQISIYQEEIKALNSKLENNQREISLLPNTNEESLEEINSQVLQLKSLLKTFEENQKEKKEIDSSLVALEEEKEKLEKEKITTLKNLETLEKEKIKNLAFELSKTLEEGKPCPVCGSSHHVTMDFSKTTNLNLDKDIKNISSKKDKLIGKISEIIGTITELTNRKSKLDILYEEKVMTDIDYNSIQSKVESLTKEIEDKKKELQIIKEKEISLQNQKVKLESDIKNTTLNLSREEKNLSNTKLETETIQKEIETISQNLDKIYIDISLESLEDRKITLEENQEILENLEKKIKENLNLKNKKIDLREDINSKLSIDNVEISRVTSDINHLSEQIKSNALNISLLLEKYNFINKEDVKKYYLKENEKENLKKEIDGFNSNLTRVINILDETEKNIDGRTLSDDQWQEIKDKKENLENSITKLNIDISDTEKALVRKRENLIKIQEIDKQLVKVSKKLSVAEDIYTKLRTKDFVSFLVDKKLKNVVAMASQRLNKISNGRYQLTSDESSNFYVVDFFNEGKRRRTATLSGGETFVVSLCLALALSKQLQLKGKRPLEFFFLDEGFGSLDSKLLDKVMDSIENIRSEEKIKIGIITHLEELKLRVLKRIQVEKAIPGERGSKIKMI, encoded by the coding sequence GTGCGACCGATTAAGTTAGAGATAGAGGGATTTCAAAGCTTTAAAGAAAGACAAATTATTGATTTTGAAAAGCTTTGTGAATGTGGAATATTTGGAATATTTGGAGAGACTGGGAGCGGAAAATCAACTATTTTAGACGCTATTATTTTGGCTCTTTATGGGGAGATACCTAAGGAAAAAGAACTTTCTCCAACTGACGAGGGGCTAAAAAACTTTCTTAATAACTCCTCTGACAAAATGGAAATATATTTTAAATTTGCTTTGGGCAGTGATATTTTCGAGATTAATAGAAAATATGGTATTGGTAAAACAAAGGGAGTAGAAGTTCTTAAATTAAAAGAAGTCTTAATGAAAAAAAATGATGTTATCGTGGCTGAAAAATCTACCCAACTTGATGAAAAATTAGATGAGGAGTTTGGACTTGGTGTAGGAGATTTTGTAAGAACTGTAGTGCTACCACAAGGAAAGTTTAGCGAGTTTTTAAAACTTCGTGGAGAGGCTAAAAGAAAGACTATAGAAAATATCTTTAATATGGAAGAGTATGGAAAAAAACTTAAAGACAGAGCTAATCTTGAAAAGAAAAAACTAGAGGCAGAGAAAAAAGAGTGGGAGAGCCAAAAAGAAAATATTGAGTGGACATCTAGTGAAGATATTAAAAATTGTGAAAAATCCCTTGTGGACAACAAAATTCTTTTGGAAAACTTAATCAATGAAAAAAAAGATTTCGATATATATTATACAGAGGTCAACGGTTTAAAAAATCTTTTAGAGAGGTATAACTCACTTGTTCAAGAGAAAAAATCTTTGGAAGATTTAAAGGAACATATACTATCTCAACAAAATATCCTTGATAAAAGCTCACAAGCTGATGAGATAAAAGAATATATATCTAAAAATGATGACTTAGAGAAAAATCTTTTAAAATCAGAAAACGACCTTAAAATATATACAACTTCCAAAGAAAAATTAGAAAAACAATTAAATATTATAAAATCTGAACTTTTGGAATTAGACAAAACTTCTGAGGAACTAGAAACTAAAAAAGGGGCAGTTGATTTTGATAAGGGAGAGTATCAAAAGATTTCAAATGCCTATTCTGATAAAAAAATTATTCTCGCTAAAGAGAAAACTTTGGAAAAATATAGAAAGGATATTTTACACTGTGAAAATCAAATCTCTATTTATCAAGAGGAAATTAAAGCTTTAAATTCCAAATTAGAGAATAATCAAAGGGAGATTTCACTTTTGCCTAATACTAATGAAGAAAGTTTGGAAGAGATTAATTCACAAGTTCTTCAACTGAAAAGTCTATTAAAAACTTTTGAGGAAAATCAAAAGGAGAAAAAAGAGATAGATAGCTCTCTAGTAGCTTTGGAAGAAGAAAAAGAAAAACTTGAAAAAGAAAAAATCACTACACTAAAAAATTTGGAAACTTTGGAAAAGGAGAAAATCAAAAATCTAGCCTTTGAACTGTCTAAAACTTTGGAAGAGGGAAAACCTTGTCCAGTGTGTGGTTCAAGTCATCACGTTACAATGGATTTTAGCAAAACTACTAACTTAAATCTTGATAAAGATATAAAAAATATCTCTTCTAAAAAAGATAAACTAATAGGAAAGATTTCCGAGATTATCGGTACAATAACAGAGCTGACAAATAGAAAATCAAAACTTGATATTTTGTATGAAGAAAAAGTTATGACAGATATTGATTACAATTCTATTCAATCTAAAGTGGAGAGCCTAACAAAAGAGATAGAGGATAAAAAGAAAGAGTTACAAATCATAAAAGAAAAAGAAATATCACTACAAAATCAAAAGGTAAAACTAGAAAGTGATATTAAAAACACTACTCTTAATCTTAGCCGTGAAGAGAAAAATCTTTCTAATACAAAACTTGAAACAGAAACTATCCAAAAAGAGATAGAAACTATCAGTCAAAATCTTGATAAAATCTATATAGATATATCTTTAGAAAGTTTAGAAGATAGAAAAATAACTTTAGAGGAAAATCAAGAGATATTGGAAAACTTAGAAAAAAAGATAAAAGAAAATCTTAATTTAAAAAATAAAAAAATTGATTTAAGAGAAGATATTAATAGTAAATTAAGTATAGATAACGTAGAAATATCAAGGGTAACTTCTGATATAAATCATCTTAGCGAACAGATAAAAAGTAATGCTCTTAATATTTCACTACTTTTGGAAAAATATAATTTTATAAACAAGGAAGATGTAAAGAAATATTATCTAAAAGAAAATGAAAAGGAAAATCTAAAAAAAGAGATTGATGGATTTAATAGTAATCTTACTAGAGTTATAAATATTTTAGACGAAACAGAAAAAAATATCGATGGAAGAACTCTAAGTGATGACCAGTGGCAAGAGATTAAAGATAAAAAAGAAAATTTAGAAAATAGTATAACTAAATTAAATATTGATATTTCTGATACAGAGAAAGCTCTTGTACGTAAAAGAGAAAACCTTATTAAGATACAAGAGATTGACAAGCAACTTGTTAAAGTAAGCAAAAAACTTTCTGTTGCAGAGGATATTTATACGAAACTAAGGACAAAAGATTTTGTTAGCTTTTTGGTTGATAAAAAACTTAAAAATGTGGTGGCTATGGCATCACAAAGGCTTAATAAAATCAGTAATGGTAGGTATCAACTGACTTCTGACGAGAGTTCAAACTTTTATGTTGTGGATTTCTTTAACGAGGGAAAAAGAAGACGTACAGCCACTCTTTCTGGAGGAGAAACCTTTGTAGTATCATTGTGTCTTGCTCTTGCTCTTTCAAAACAGTTACAATTAAAAGGAAAAAGACCTCTTGAATTTTTCTTCTTAGATGAGGGATTTGGTAGTCTTGATTCAAAACTTTTGGACAAGGTTATGGATTCTATTGAAAATATTAGAAGCGAGGAGAAAATAAAAATAGGTATTATCACTCATTTGGAAGAGTTAAAATTAAGAGTTTTAAAACGTATCCAAGTAGAAAAAGCTATCCCCGGAGAAAGAGGAAGTAAAATTAAAATGATATAG